A stretch of Eubalaena glacialis isolate mEubGla1 chromosome 10, mEubGla1.1.hap2.+ XY, whole genome shotgun sequence DNA encodes these proteins:
- the LOC133099081 gene encoding centrosomal protein of 78 kDa-like, with translation MAKILKYQTTRRHEETWAESLRSRRPDLDCMAGLRRISLNCNTLIGDLGASALAESLSEDLWLRALDLQQCGLTSEGAKALLKALETNRTLLVLDIRKNPLVDHSVMKAVIKKCLQNGRSAKSEYQWITSPSVKEPSKAARQKKRTIILGSGRKGKATIRIARERVYSSVLITAVFPEHAYETY, from the exons ATGGCCAAGATcttaaag TATCAGACTACCAGAAGGCATGAAGAAACCTGGGCTGAGAGTCTTCGTTCCAGGAGACCTGATCTTGACTGTATGGCTGGTTTGAGGCGCATCTCTCTGAACTGCAACACGCTCATTGGTGACCTGGGTGCAAGTGCTTTGGCAGAATCTCTTAGTGAGGATTTATGGCTTAGAG CACTTGACCTGCAGCAGTGTGGCCTCACCAGTGAAGGAGCAAAGGCTTTACTAAAGGCCCTTGAAACCAACAGAACTCTGCTCGTTCTGGATATAAGAAAAAATCCACTTGTTG atcATTCTGTGATGAAAGCAGTTATCAAGAAATGTCTCCAGAATGGAAGGAGTGCCAAGTCAGAG TACCAGTGGATAACTTCTCCATCGGTGAAGGAACCATCCAAAGCTgctagacagaaaaagagaactatAATTTTGGGAAGTGGTCGAAAAGGAAAAGCTACTATTAGAATTG CTCGAGAGAGGGTATATTCATCTGTGTTAATCACTGCTGTGTTTCCTGAACATGCCTATGAAACATACTGA